AGTCGCAGTCGAGGACGACGTTCCCGTTGTCGGTGACGACCGGGCCGTCCTTGCGTTCGGCCTGCCGGAGCGTCGGGTCGCCCCCGTGGTCGACGACGGCGTCGGCGACGGTGGTCCGGGCGTCCGGCAGGACCTCGACGGGGACCGGGTAGTCCAGCCCCTCGACGACCTTCGAGGGGTCGGCGACGACGACGAACCGGTCCGCGGCCGCGTCGACGATCTTCTCGCGGGCGTGGGCCGCCCCACCGCCCTTGACCAGCGTGAACCCCGCGACCTGGTCGGCCCCGTCGATGGCGAGGTCGACGGTCTCGACCGCGTCCAGCGTGGTCAGGGGGATGCCGTGGTCCAGGGCGAGCTGGCGCGACTGGAACGAGGTCGGGATGCCCGCGATGTCGAGGCCGCTGTCGACCGCCTGTCCGAGGGCCTCGATGGCGTGGGCGGCCGTCGAGCCGGTGCCGAGTCCGACGACCATCCCGTCCGCCACGAGGTCGGCCGCGCTCTCCCCGGCGCGGCGCTTCTGTTCGGTGGTGCCGCTCGTGTTCTTCATGGTGGCGGATGCAGGGCGAACCGAGTAATCAGTTTCGTCGTCCAGTTCGTTGCGAAACAGAGGCATACGGAGTTCCTTTCCCCCTGCGAAGTGCTTTTCTCAGTCCCGCGTGTTCCAACAAGTATGGATTCTACCACGACGGAGGGACCTGCCGTCCGTCTCACCGACGTGCGAAAGACCTACCAGGTCGGCGAGCCCGTCCACGCCCTCGACGGGGTGACCCTCGACATCGACCGCGGCTCCTACACCGCCGTGATGGGCCCCAGCGGCTCCGGGAAGTCCACGCTGATGAACGTCATCGGCTGTCTGGACACCCCGACCGAGGGGCAGGTGTACGTCAACGGCGAGGAGGTGACCGCGATGGGGGACCGCGAGCGGACCCGCATCCGCGGCCAGGAGGTCGGCTTCGTCTTCCAGACGTTCAACCTCATGCCCCGCATGACCGCCGTCGAGAACGTCGCCCTCCCGC
This window of the Haloarchaeobius amylolyticus genome carries:
- the rpiA gene encoding ribose-5-phosphate isomerase RpiA, producing MKNTSGTTEQKRRAGESAADLVADGMVVGLGTGSTAAHAIEALGQAVDSGLDIAGIPTSFQSRQLALDHGIPLTTLDAVETVDLAIDGADQVAGFTLVKGGGAAHAREKIVDAAADRFVVVADPSKVVEGLDYPVPVEVLPDARTTVADAVVDHGGDPTLRQAERKDGPVVTDNGNVVLDCDFGTVADPAELATALSALPGVVEHGLFVDMADEVHVGLDDGVERRTR